One Prunus dulcis chromosome 8, ALMONDv2, whole genome shotgun sequence DNA window includes the following coding sequences:
- the LOC117637625 gene encoding uncharacterized protein LOC117637625 — protein sequence MHYQHSQASLCKLLCRRSFNGSPKLFSLNSLTTSPAQCVSDSAPLPKPKTPELLLHKPTTNSPHCLHPTFSNSSQFINRHNLRQFSGGADGFDQNKEVDMINLKFAEAREEIEMAMESKETVYFDEEAECARTAVKEVLDLFDGLLAKSPEDKKAALQRAMGLKIEQLKAELKQLDE from the coding sequence ATGCATTATCAACATTCACAAGCTTCGCTTTGCAAATTGCTTTGCAGACGCTCTTTCAATGGTTCTCCAAAGCTCTTTTCCCTCAACTCGCTCACAACGAGTCCGGCTCAGTGCGTTTCAGACTCAGCTCCATTGCCGAAACCCAAGACTCCTGAGCTTCTTCTTCACAAACCCACCACAAATTCCCCCCATTGTCTTCACCCGACGTTCTCGAACTCATCCCAGTTCATAAATCGTCATAATCTGAGACAATTCAGCGGTGGGGCGGATGGGTTTGATCAGAACAAAGAGGTGGACATGATCAACCTCAAGTTTGCAGAGGCAAGGGAGGAGATAGAGATGGCCATGGAGTCCAAAGAGACTGTTTATTTTGATGAAGAGGCAGAGTGTGCTCGAACTGCTGTGAAGGAAGTGCTGGACCTGTTTGATGGGCTATTGGCGAAGTCGCCGGAGGACAAAAAGGCAGCATTGCAGAGGGCGATGGGGCTCAAGATTGAGCAGTTGAAGGCTGAGCTGAAACAGTTGGATGAGTGA
- the LOC117638285 gene encoding uncharacterized protein LOC117638285 — protein MTLAFCAMALLMCASHSRKWRRHWNACTDFFEDDPVIEHIQPGNYDAGMEDTNSGELEDSVWQKNILMGGKCQLPDFSGVIIYDSDGNIVKPDRTPRLTWK, from the coding sequence ATGACCCTTGCATTTTGTGCCATGGCATTGCTCATGTGTGCATCCCATTCGCGTAAATGGCGTCGTCATTGGAATGCTTGCACTGACTTTTTCGAAGATGATCCTGTTATTGAACACATTCAACCCGGAAACTATGATGCAGGCATGGAGGATACTAATAGTGGTGAGCTAGAAGACTCGGTCTGGCAGAAGAACATACTCATGGGTGGTAAGTGTCAGCTGCCAGATTTTTCTGGTGTCATAATCTACGACTCTGATGGGAACATTGTCAAGCCTGACAGAACTCCTCGTTTAACCTGGAAGTAA